Within Deinococcus actinosclerus, the genomic segment TGAAGCACGCCGTACACCATGGTGTAACCCAGGGCGATGATGGCGTACACAAAGCCCAGCACGAGCCCCCCGACGATCACGTTCGCCAGGAAGGGCAGCAGAGTGGACAGTTCCAAAGCAGCTCAACTCCTTTCATGGGGTGGGGGCGCAGGCCGGAGACAACGGAAGGTGTAGGGACGGCGCCACAGGAAGCGGATGGGACGTGGGGCGGAGGTCACGAGTGCGCTCGTGAGGAGGTTAGCTATGCGCTCGGTCAGTTCTGTGTCAGCTGTCCGGAAGAGTAACGCTTTGCACAAACCCTGAGGTGCCGGTTGTCCAACCCCGCTGTCTGGGCCGGTGTCAGGTCAAGACAAGAGGCCGGGCACGCGGCCCGGCCCCAGGATGGTACGGGGGATGAGGACTGCCGGGCGGGACGCGCGGATGAACGCACGCCCCGCACCTCGTTACTGCTTGGCCGGCTTGACGGGAATGCTGGTGCTCAGCTTGAACTTCCCGGCCGTGACGTTCATCACGTACAGGGTCGCGGCCTTGCGGTCACCGGCGGAGTTGAAGCTCACGTTGCCCGAGAGCAGGCCCGTGAAGCTGCCCTTGCGGATGGCGCTCTCGACCTGGGCGCGGGTGGGCGCCTTGTTGCCGTTGGCGCGCACGGCGTTCAGCACGCCCTGCACGACGACCTTGGCGGCGTCGTAGCCGAAGGCGCCGAAGCCCTGGGCGTCGTCGTTGAAGGTCTTCTTGTAGTTGGTGGCGAACACCTTCGCGGCCGGCAGCGCGCTGATCGGCGCGGCGACCGTCGTGAAGTAGATGTTGTTCGCGTTCGCTTCGCCGACGATCACGGGCAGCTCGCCGCTGTCGAGGCCGTCACCGCCCACCACCGGGGTGTTGATGCCGGCTTCGCGCAGCTGCTTGATGAACACGCCGACCTGGTTGTAGATGCCGCCGAAGTAGATGGCGTCAGGGTTGGCGAGCTTGATCTTGGCGACGATGCTGGAGAAGTCGCTCTTCTCCTCGGTGCCTTCGTTGGCGGTGACGGTCACGCCCTTGGCCTTGAGGGCCTTCTCGACTTCCTTGGCCAGACCTTCGCCGTAGGCGGTCTTGTCGTTCAGGACGTAGGCTTTCTTGGCTTTCAGGGTGCCGCTGATGAAGTTGGCGCCGGCGGGGCCCTGCGCGTCGTCACGGGCGACGATGCGGTTCATGTTGCTCAGGCCGCGGTCGGTCACGCCGTTGGCGGTGTTGGCGGGGGAGACCATGGCGACCTTGCTGGAGACCAGCGCGGCGCTGGCGGGGATGGCCACGCCGCTGTTCAGGGTGCCGACGACCGCGAGGATCTGGCGGTCAGCGGCGATCTTGCGGGCGGCGGCGGTGCCGGTGGCGGGGTCGGCCTGGTCGTCGTAGGGCACGAGCACGAGGTCGAAGCCGAGCTTCTTGAACTGGGCCTTGTACTCGTTCACGGCCAGCTGCGCGCCGTTGCGGATCTGGGTGCCCAGGTCGCTCTGGCCGCCGGACAGCGGGCTGAGGCTGGCGATCTTGATGGTGGTCTGCGCGGAGGCGGTACCCAGAGCAAGGGCGGCAAGAACGGTCAGGCTGAGCGCGGATTTCTTCATGTGTCCTCCGAGTATGGGTCACCCGCGAGCCATGTCGTGCCCGGGGGTCAGGTGTAGAGATGCGGCAATTCTAGGTGCGCCTTGAGGGTCTGTCAATGCGTCACTCATGAATGAAGTTGAAATCTTTGCCATCATTCCATCGCGCCCTGTCTATATCATTGCTGCGCATTGACTCGTTTTAGCAATTGAATTGCGCCTTCTTGAACGGCGAACGCGAGAACGATCCTGGCTTCCCATATGCAGCGCAAGTCCCTCTGGATCAGGCTCGCCGCTGCGCATCCGGTCAGCAGGGCACCCGGGCGGGATCTGCGTCAATGGTCATCCGCCGGAGCTGTGGTCTACCAGCTGCCGTTGCTGTGAGGTTGACAAGTCGTGGAAGCGGTCCACCGGTTCCATGAGGCGGCCTGCTACACCCTTTCCCACAGATGGTCCTGTGCCGGTCTCCGGATGGATTGCCGAGCTGCTGCTGCCGGCAACTCAGTCTCAGAGGTGCCTGTCCGGCTGCTTCAGTCCCTCTCCCATGTGGTCAACCCGTGGGAGCCATGCGTATGAACGGCCAAGATCCTCAGTGCTGCCGCCTCAAGCCGGCCTGGGTCGCCTCGCTATTCAGCCGTCTCCCTGCCGGCTCCTGTCACCGATCATAGGTCCTCTGACGGGGCGGCCGCTTCAGGACTCCAGATCTGGTTATGGGTGCTCAGATCACCGGGCAGACACCTGTGGGGATTGGCGGACCCGGACGCGTTACTGAGCTCCGCCCCGGGGCTCCTCAAGAGGAGTGATCTATATAATGAACGCTGTGTCAGCGCCTCTGGGGCGACAGAACGCCGGCCGGGCTGAACCGGGAAGCCTCACGCTGGTCTGCGGCTGTTTATCAAATGTCAACGCAGCGCCACACCGGCTGGACGGCAGGGTACGCTCACGGCATGTGGCCATTTGGAAAGAGCACAGCGGAGCGTGTCAAAGACGCGCTGAACGAGCAGCCCCGCCTGAAGGACCTGGGCCTGAATGTGCAGGAGCGAGGTGGCACGGTGACCGTCACAGGCATGGTGCCCAATGACCGCTACCTGAACCTCATTCGCGTGGTGGCTGAGGGCATCAACGGCGTGAAGAGCGTGGACATGAGTGGCGTCACCTTCGAGCAGCCGGCTGCTGCGCCCGCTCAACCCGCACCTGCCGCGCCGACACCGAGTGTCGAGATGCCCCAGCTGACGCCAGAGCGCTCGGTCACCACGGGCAACCTGAACGGCAATGCTCAGAACATGGACAGCGAGATTCAAGAAGTCGAGACCCGCAGCAAAGTGGCGAAGGCCGTCCTGAGTGCCATCCGCAGCAACGGCGAACTGGCCGACGATCCCATCGACGTCCTCCAGAGTGGCAGCAGTGTCATCCTGCGTGGCGTCGTGGACAACGACCACGAGAAGCGCCTGCTCGAGCAGGTCGCCCGTGGCGTGAGCGGCGTGAGCGGCGTCGACCTGAGCGGCGTGCGTGTGGCTCAGGGTGCGAA encodes:
- a CDS encoding BON domain-containing protein, which encodes MWPFGKSTAERVKDALNEQPRLKDLGLNVQERGGTVTVTGMVPNDRYLNLIRVVAEGINGVKSVDMSGVTFEQPAAAPAQPAPAAPTPSVEMPQLTPERSVTTGNLNGNAQNMDSEIQEVETRSKVAKAVLSAIRSNGELADDPIDVLQSGSSVILRGVVDNDHEKRLLEQVARGVSGVSGVDLSGVRVAQGAKAMAKEKDQDSGDTVYVVKPGDSLSAIAERYYGDPMQYKKIAHYNNISNPDLIHPGDRLRIPG
- a CDS encoding branched-chain amino acid ABC transporter substrate-binding protein, with the translated sequence MKKSALSLTVLAALALGTASAQTTIKIASLSPLSGGQSDLGTQIRNGAQLAVNEYKAQFKKLGFDLVLVPYDDQADPATGTAAARKIAADRQILAVVGTLNSGVAIPASAALVSSKVAMVSPANTANGVTDRGLSNMNRIVARDDAQGPAGANFISGTLKAKKAYVLNDKTAYGEGLAKEVEKALKAKGVTVTANEGTEEKSDFSSIVAKIKLANPDAIYFGGIYNQVGVFIKQLREAGINTPVVGGDGLDSGELPVIVGEANANNIYFTTVAAPISALPAAKVFATNYKKTFNDDAQGFGAFGYDAAKVVVQGVLNAVRANGNKAPTRAQVESAIRKGSFTGLLSGNVSFNSAGDRKAATLYVMNVTAGKFKLSTSIPVKPAKQ